A stretch of the Bacillus sp. B-jedd genome encodes the following:
- a CDS encoding sigma-70 family RNA polymerase sigma factor, protein MEESRMEKLDDLYRKYAKGLYFYLHRLSGSPSIAEDLVQETFLRATVSLSFYRHEDVKPWLYRIARNIYIDEWRRRQRWKWIPFIEKEEMISPYGAPEQETIAGETSRKLEELLGLLPENYRTIIYLREFEEFTYSELEEALGLSGAQVKVQLHRARQRLKQLGAKEEFFHD, encoded by the coding sequence TTGGAAGAGTCACGGATGGAAAAACTTGATGATTTGTACCGAAAGTATGCCAAAGGCTTGTATTTCTACCTGCATCGGCTCTCCGGCTCCCCCTCCATTGCCGAGGATCTGGTTCAGGAAACATTTTTGCGAGCAACGGTTTCGCTGTCCTTTTACCGCCATGAGGATGTCAAACCTTGGCTGTACCGGATCGCTCGCAACATTTATATCGATGAGTGGCGACGCAGGCAGCGTTGGAAATGGATCCCGTTTATTGAAAAGGAAGAGATGATCAGCCCGTACGGAGCTCCGGAACAGGAGACGATCGCTGGCGAAACGTCACGGAAACTGGAGGAGCTGCTCGGACTGCTTCCGGAAAATTACCGGACTATCATTTATTTGCGGGAATTTGAAGAGTTTACATATAGCGAGCTGGAAGAAGCGCTCGGTTTGTCGGGAGCCCAGGTGAAAGTGCAATTGCATCGGGCCAGGCAAAGATTGAAGCAGCTCGGGGCGAAGGAGGAATTTTTTCATGACTGA
- a CDS encoding anti-sigma factor: MTEWTKDKEKKILWKYRFTLTLRIVRVLAAIALIYAVYMMILSIGYHKSEIGEKNKFIVSQAFNWTQPGLLAKSESSIGANINAFFSQEMSLPIVRTVGKEEMQVGTLEVTKRVFSPFSSMRITFDNPSDERFSFFLPEDPRTGKKVTLKVDPGVWTTLEKVHEGTVADLSFSTDRYYEPAELLKLLAPYDVDVTWMPLYTGELKEIKDVGYSVAGGTYFMVDRIGMSRARETDNYRSYSEVYLSEGTIKENEKIMLANMEKLLENEGNSYLEDVLGLRHLQERHDYIKKNGFKVYGAVVTGPVKELLKLRELDTIQSAKVGEFAYWNWTEE, translated from the coding sequence ATGACTGAATGGACGAAGGATAAGGAAAAGAAAATATTGTGGAAATACCGGTTTACATTGACGTTGAGGATTGTGCGTGTTTTGGCTGCGATTGCACTCATTTATGCTGTTTACATGATGATTCTGTCAATCGGTTATCATAAATCAGAAATTGGTGAGAAGAATAAATTCATTGTCAGCCAGGCATTCAACTGGACCCAGCCCGGTCTTTTGGCAAAAAGCGAATCCTCTATAGGAGCCAACATCAATGCGTTCTTCAGCCAGGAAATGTCATTGCCCATTGTTCGCACGGTCGGAAAGGAAGAAATGCAGGTCGGTACGCTCGAGGTGACAAAAAGGGTCTTTTCCCCATTTTCATCGATGAGGATTACCTTCGATAACCCATCAGATGAAAGATTCTCCTTTTTCTTGCCTGAGGATCCGCGAACCGGGAAAAAGGTAACTTTAAAGGTAGATCCTGGAGTATGGACAACGCTGGAAAAAGTGCATGAGGGAACGGTTGCTGATCTCTCTTTTTCAACCGATCGTTATTACGAGCCGGCGGAACTGCTTAAGTTGCTCGCCCCATACGATGTTGATGTCACCTGGATGCCTTTGTATACAGGAGAACTGAAAGAAATTAAAGACGTTGGCTATTCCGTCGCCGGCGGAACCTATTTCATGGTTGATAGGATTGGGATGTCAAGAGCCCGCGAAACCGATAATTATCGATCCTACTCTGAAGTTTACCTTAGCGAAGGAACGATAAAGGAAAATGAAAAAATCATGCTCGCAAATATGGAAAAATTGCTTGAGAATGAGGGCAATAGCTATTTGGAGGATGTCCTGGGACTTAGACACCTGCAGGAAAGACATGATTATATAAAGAAAAATGGGTTCAAAGTATACGGTGCTGTCGTAACCGGACCGGTAAAGGAGCTGTTGAAGCTTCGTGAGCTGGATACAATCCAGTCCGCGAAGGTTGGTGAGTTTGCTTATTGGAACTGGACTGAGGAATGA
- the treR gene encoding trehalose operon repressor has protein sequence MVRNKYDSIYQDLAGQIETGKLKKHTKLPSENELAETYETSRETIRKALNLLSQNGYIQKIKAKGSVVLDIGRFDFPVSGLTSFKEVSEKVGQPFTTTVHELYAMKPDDCVQNELKISPREDVWKVARTREKEGERIILDKSFFVKKLVPGLTKEICEDSIYAYLENDLSLNISFARKEITVEECNDEDRKYLDLNGYDHIVVVRNNVFLDNASVIEYTESRHRLDKFRFVDFARRSR, from the coding sequence ATGGTTAGGAATAAATATGACAGTATATATCAGGATCTTGCCGGCCAGATAGAAACTGGCAAATTGAAAAAGCATACGAAACTGCCTTCAGAAAACGAGCTCGCTGAAACGTATGAGACGAGCCGCGAGACGATTCGGAAGGCATTGAATTTGCTTTCGCAAAATGGCTATATCCAAAAGATCAAGGCAAAGGGTTCGGTTGTCCTTGATATCGGACGTTTCGACTTCCCTGTTTCCGGGCTGACGAGTTTTAAGGAGGTCTCGGAAAAGGTCGGGCAGCCGTTTACGACAACAGTCCATGAACTGTATGCGATGAAACCGGATGACTGCGTGCAAAATGAACTGAAGATTTCCCCGCGCGAGGATGTCTGGAAAGTAGCCAGGACCCGTGAAAAAGAGGGCGAGCGAATCATCCTTGATAAATCATTTTTCGTAAAAAAACTTGTTCCCGGACTAACGAAGGAAATCTGTGAGGACAGCATTTATGCCTATCTTGAAAACGATCTGAGCTTGAATATTTCTTTTGCGAGGAAGGAAATTACCGTCGAGGAATGCAATGATGAGGATCGGAAGTACCTTGATTTGAATGGCTACGACCATATCGTCGTCGTTCGTAACAACGTTTTCCTCGACAATGCGTCGGTGATTGAGTACACCGAATCACGCCATCGCCTTGATAAATTCCGGTTTGTCGACTTTGCGCGGCGGAGCAGGTAA
- the treC gene encoding alpha,alpha-phosphotrehalase, translating into MQEPWWKRSVVYQIYPKSFKDTTGNGVGDLQGIIDKLDYLKELGIDVIWLTPIYRSPQRDNGYDISDYFAIHEEYGTMDDFDLLLNEAHNRCIKLIMDIVVNHTSTEHPWFQEARKSKDNPYRDFYIWKDGVDGGPPTNWESKFGGNAWEYDEQTGQYYLHLFDVTQADLNWENEKVRKHVYDMMKFWFDKGVDGFRLDVINLISKDQSFPNDGEGDGRRFYTDGPRVHEFMKEMNREAFSKYDSMTVGEMSSTTIEHCILYSNPENRELSMTFNFHHLKVDYEGGDKWTLADFDFLALKRILSTWQEEMNKGGGWNALFWCNHDQPRVVSRYGDDGLYRVESAKMLATTVHMMQGTPYIYQGEEIGMTNPGFESIDDYRDVESLNTFAIKKAANVDEEKILEILKSKSRDNSRTPVQWDASPNAGFTAGMPWINVAANYPDINVEQALADRDSVFYHYQKLIALRKEYDIITHGDYKLILADNPSIFAYVRSWNGEMLLAVNNFYGKNAQFELHRDIRVGGGDANVLISNYGDHPDDYRRFTLRPYESVVFHLK; encoded by the coding sequence ATGCAAGAACCATGGTGGAAAAGATCGGTTGTTTATCAGATTTATCCGAAAAGCTTCAAGGATACGACAGGGAATGGTGTTGGTGACCTCCAAGGTATTATTGACAAGCTTGATTACTTGAAGGAGCTTGGCATAGATGTCATTTGGCTGACGCCGATTTATCGATCTCCGCAACGCGACAATGGGTACGACATCAGCGACTATTTTGCCATTCACGAGGAATACGGCACGATGGATGATTTCGACCTTCTCCTGAACGAGGCGCATAACCGCTGCATCAAGCTGATCATGGATATCGTCGTCAACCATACGTCGACCGAACACCCCTGGTTCCAGGAAGCGCGGAAATCGAAGGATAATCCGTACCGCGACTTTTATATTTGGAAAGACGGCGTCGATGGCGGCCCGCCGACGAATTGGGAATCGAAGTTCGGGGGCAATGCCTGGGAATATGACGAACAGACCGGACAATACTATTTGCACCTATTCGACGTCACCCAAGCCGATCTCAATTGGGAGAACGAAAAGGTCCGCAAGCATGTTTATGACATGATGAAATTCTGGTTTGACAAAGGCGTTGACGGCTTCCGTCTTGACGTCATCAACCTGATTTCCAAGGACCAAAGCTTCCCGAACGATGGGGAAGGCGACGGCCGCCGATTCTACACGGACGGTCCACGTGTCCACGAATTTATGAAGGAAATGAACCGCGAGGCATTCTCCAAGTACGACAGCATGACTGTCGGCGAAATGTCCTCGACAACGATTGAACATTGCATCTTGTACAGCAATCCTGAAAATCGCGAGCTTAGCATGACCTTTAACTTCCATCATCTTAAGGTCGATTACGAAGGCGGCGACAAATGGACCCTCGCCGATTTTGACTTCCTTGCCTTAAAACGGATTTTGTCCACCTGGCAGGAAGAGATGAACAAGGGCGGCGGCTGGAATGCGCTGTTCTGGTGCAACCACGACCAGCCGCGGGTAGTCTCCCGCTATGGCGATGACGGTCTTTATCGTGTCGAGTCAGCGAAAATGCTCGCGACCACTGTCCATATGATGCAGGGAACGCCGTACATTTACCAGGGCGAAGAAATCGGCATGACCAACCCTGGGTTCGAATCGATCGATGACTACCGCGACGTAGAATCGCTGAATACTTTTGCGATCAAAAAAGCCGCCAACGTGGATGAAGAAAAGATTCTTGAAATTCTTAAAAGCAAATCGCGCGACAACTCCCGGACACCGGTCCAGTGGGATGCAAGTCCGAACGCCGGATTCACGGCCGGTATGCCTTGGATCAATGTCGCCGCCAACTATCCTGACATCAACGTTGAACAGGCTCTCGCTGACCGAGACTCCGTTTTCTACCATTACCAGAAGCTGATCGCACTGCGGAAGGAATACGATATTATCACCCATGGCGACTACAAGCTGATCCTCGCCGACAACCCGAGTATTTTTGCCTATGTCCGTTCCTGGAATGGTGAAATGCTGCTTGCCGTCAATAATTTCTATGGCAAAAACGCGCAATTTGAGCTGCACCGTGATATCCGCGTTGGGGGCGGGGATGCAAACGTGCTCATCTCCAACTATGGTGACCATCCGGACGATTACCGCCGCTTTACCTTAAGGCCATATGAATCTGTCGTATTTCATTTGAAATAG
- the treP gene encoding PTS system trehalose-specific EIIBC component: MDIKKAASEILEAVGGKENIAAATHCVTRLRFALKDEGKVNKETLENIDVVKGSFSANGQYQVVIGQGTVDKVYNELTAQAGLAHQSKQEIKDAAAENLNPFQRAIKTLADIFIPILPAIVTAGLLMGINNVLTGKDIFYAGKSLVEVYPQFGDFASIINLIANTAFVFLPGLIGWSAVTRFGGSPLLGIVLGLMLVHPDLLNAWGWGEAKAEGDIPAWNLFGLIIQKVGYQGQVLPVLVASYVLARIERFLRAKIPDAFQLLLVAPIALLVTGFLSFIVIGPITFTIGQWITNLFTGVFDTVPAIGGLVYGALYAPLVVTGMHHTFLPVDLQLISSTGGTFLWPILVMSNVAQGSAALAMGFLLRDEKLKGLSFTSAISAYLGITEPAMFGVNLRFRFAFISAMIGAAIAGMFITLNKVIAPSIGVGGLPGFLSIVPHKWTPFFIGMVIAIVVPVALTFLWGKTKARKGELA; this comes from the coding sequence ATGGATATAAAAAAGGCAGCTTCCGAAATACTTGAAGCAGTCGGCGGCAAGGAAAACATTGCAGCAGCGACACACTGTGTGACACGCCTCCGTTTCGCGCTCAAGGACGAAGGCAAAGTCAACAAGGAAACACTTGAAAATATAGATGTTGTCAAAGGTTCCTTCTCGGCAAACGGCCAGTACCAGGTTGTCATTGGCCAAGGAACAGTTGACAAGGTCTACAATGAGCTCACGGCACAAGCGGGCCTTGCTCATCAGAGCAAGCAGGAAATCAAGGATGCGGCAGCGGAGAATCTGAATCCGTTCCAGCGCGCAATCAAAACACTGGCTGATATCTTTATTCCAATTTTACCTGCAATCGTAACTGCCGGTCTTTTGATGGGGATTAACAACGTACTGACTGGAAAGGACATCTTTTACGCCGGAAAGTCATTGGTCGAGGTATATCCGCAATTCGGCGATTTTGCCAGCATTATCAACCTGATTGCCAACACGGCATTCGTCTTCCTGCCCGGCCTGATCGGCTGGTCGGCGGTCACCCGGTTTGGCGGCAGCCCGCTGCTCGGGATAGTCCTCGGCCTTATGCTTGTCCACCCGGATCTTCTCAATGCTTGGGGATGGGGAGAAGCGAAGGCTGAAGGCGACATACCTGCATGGAATTTATTCGGCTTAATAATCCAGAAGGTCGGCTATCAGGGACAAGTTTTGCCAGTCCTGGTCGCTTCGTATGTTTTAGCCCGAATAGAACGGTTCCTCCGCGCAAAAATTCCGGATGCATTCCAGCTTCTGCTCGTTGCACCGATTGCGCTATTAGTTACTGGATTCCTTTCTTTTATCGTCATTGGTCCAATCACGTTTACAATCGGCCAATGGATCACTAATTTGTTCACTGGCGTTTTTGATACTGTCCCGGCAATCGGGGGTCTTGTGTACGGCGCGTTGTACGCACCGTTAGTTGTAACGGGGATGCATCACACTTTCCTCCCGGTCGACTTGCAGTTGATTTCAAGCACAGGCGGAACATTCCTGTGGCCAATCCTGGTTATGTCCAACGTCGCTCAAGGTTCCGCGGCACTCGCAATGGGATTCCTTTTAAGGGACGAAAAGCTGAAAGGACTGTCGTTTACATCAGCGATTTCTGCCTACCTTGGCATTACCGAGCCGGCGATGTTCGGGGTGAACCTCCGCTTCCGCTTTGCATTCATTTCAGCAATGATTGGCGCGGCCATTGCAGGGATGTTTATTACGCTTAATAAAGTAATCGCACCTTCTATAGGGGTTGGCGGCCTGCCAGGCTTCCTATCAATCGTTCCGCATAAATGGACTCCGTTCTTCATTGGAATGGTAATAGCGATTGTCGTACCAGTTGCCTTGACCTTTTTGTGGGGCAAAACAAAAGCCCGCAAAGGCGAACTCGCATAA
- a CDS encoding S41 family peptidase, with product MRRKWLALVVAVSLAAGSAGTYAGMKWAESNETGFALEVAGIPKKKSSGPTDSVRLEKVNQAYDLIVSSYVEKVEKDALIEGAIQGMLAKLEDPYSVYMDKKTARQFNESLESSFEGIGAEVGMEEGKIVIVAPFKNSPAEKAGLKPHDRILKVDGKSVEGMDLYQTTVLIRGKKGTIVELEIERRKVKDPFLVKVKRDQIPIETVFSKLKKVNGKKIGYIEITSFAEETADDFKKQLKDLEKNEISGLAIDVRGNPGGLLLSVEEILRELVSGEKPFVQIEKRNGKRDQFFSTLKQEKPYPVVVLVDKGSASASEILAGALQEAEGYPLVGERTFGKGTVQQAMPMGDGSNIKLTLFKWLTPDGNWIHKKGIKPDVVVEQPSIFSAHPITAEDALKMDMNNEQVKNAQVILEGLGYSPGRTDGYFSSGTVRSVKAFQQQVRLQPTGKIDAETASALEAAAAKERKNEKNDLQLRTALRLLAK from the coding sequence ATGAGGCGGAAGTGGTTGGCGTTGGTGGTGGCTGTATCGCTGGCAGCGGGGTCGGCGGGGACGTATGCGGGAATGAAGTGGGCTGAGTCGAATGAAACAGGTTTTGCGTTGGAAGTGGCGGGGATACCGAAGAAAAAGAGCAGCGGGCCAACGGATTCAGTCCGGCTCGAAAAAGTCAACCAGGCATATGATCTCATAGTCAGTTCCTATGTGGAGAAGGTTGAAAAGGATGCCCTTATCGAAGGCGCCATTCAGGGAATGCTGGCCAAGCTCGAGGATCCTTATTCTGTTTATATGGATAAGAAGACGGCCCGGCAGTTCAATGAGTCGCTGGAGTCATCATTTGAGGGAATTGGCGCTGAGGTTGGCATGGAGGAGGGCAAAATTGTCATTGTGGCTCCTTTTAAAAACTCACCTGCTGAAAAAGCCGGGCTTAAACCACATGATCGGATTTTAAAGGTTGACGGGAAAAGCGTCGAGGGAATGGATTTATATCAGACGACTGTGTTAATCCGTGGCAAAAAAGGAACCATTGTCGAGTTGGAGATTGAACGCAGGAAGGTAAAGGACCCCTTCTTAGTCAAAGTAAAGCGGGATCAAATCCCGATTGAAACTGTTTTTTCAAAACTGAAAAAGGTAAATGGGAAAAAGATTGGCTATATAGAAATTACTTCGTTCGCTGAGGAGACAGCTGATGACTTCAAAAAGCAGCTAAAGGATCTTGAGAAGAATGAGATTTCGGGTCTAGCCATTGATGTGCGCGGCAATCCAGGCGGCCTTCTGCTTAGTGTGGAAGAAATTCTCCGCGAGTTGGTAAGCGGGGAAAAGCCTTTTGTCCAAATTGAGAAGCGAAATGGCAAGAGGGATCAGTTTTTTTCTACGCTCAAGCAGGAAAAGCCTTACCCGGTTGTCGTACTTGTCGATAAAGGCAGCGCGTCGGCTTCGGAAATTCTCGCGGGCGCACTGCAGGAGGCGGAAGGCTACCCGCTTGTCGGCGAGAGAACGTTCGGGAAGGGAACTGTGCAGCAGGCGATGCCGATGGGAGATGGCAGCAATATTAAATTGACGCTTTTTAAATGGCTTACTCCTGATGGAAATTGGATTCACAAGAAGGGTATCAAGCCAGACGTGGTCGTCGAGCAGCCAAGCATTTTCTCGGCACATCCAATCACTGCCGAAGATGCATTGAAAATGGATATGAATAATGAACAAGTGAAGAATGCCCAAGTCATTTTGGAAGGGCTCGGCTATAGTCCGGGCAGGACAGATGGGTATTTCAGCTCGGGCACCGTCCGGTCAGTAAAAGCCTTCCAGCAACAGGTCCGTTTGCAGCCGACTGGCAAAATTGACGCTGAAACTGCCTCGGCACTTGAAGCTGCCGCAGCAAAAGAAAGGAAAAACGAAAAGAATGACCTTCAGCTGCGGACCGCACTCAGGCTTTTGGCGAAATAA
- a CDS encoding murein hydrolase activator EnvC family protein, whose amino-acid sequence MRRSSVMALTVSAAVGIGSLFGGIQTEASKLSNLQNQKQEIRSERNDVNANIEAADKEIQRLQGEQQKVNAEIKRLDFAISDTNEKIRGKEEDIKETQAEIKKLQEEIKVLQERIAKRNELLKDRARNYQENGGMVSYIDVLLGATSFGDFVDRANAVATIMEADKDILEQHQADKDALEQKQKKVESDLAALKNMLADLERMNKQLASQRTEKDKLMKDLVDQEQEEHNHKMELAEEAAILRAQESAMAKAIELEKGRIAEEAERARKEAEARAAAEAAAKAAAAAGSNGGSSSSNTSAPTQTTPVAKPVVTAGNFMKPTNGVNTSGFGARWGTFHYGVDWANRSANVPVVAAASGVVIRSYYSSSYGNCVFIAHSINGQTFTTVYAHMDSRAVSEGSVVSKGQFLGYMGNTGQSTGKHLHFELHKGGWNQSKSNAVNPFAYGVPR is encoded by the coding sequence GTGAGAAGATCATCAGTCATGGCGCTTACCGTATCAGCGGCGGTAGGCATAGGGAGTTTATTCGGAGGAATACAAACAGAAGCCTCCAAGCTATCAAACTTGCAAAATCAAAAGCAGGAAATCCGCTCAGAACGCAACGATGTAAACGCGAATATTGAGGCTGCGGATAAAGAGATTCAAAGGCTCCAAGGTGAGCAGCAGAAGGTAAATGCGGAAATTAAACGCCTTGATTTTGCAATCAGCGACACGAACGAAAAGATTCGCGGCAAAGAAGAGGATATAAAAGAAACACAGGCAGAGATTAAGAAACTCCAGGAAGAAATCAAGGTTTTGCAGGAGCGGATTGCCAAGCGTAATGAGTTGCTGAAGGATCGCGCCCGCAACTACCAGGAGAATGGCGGCATGGTCAGCTATATCGATGTACTTCTTGGGGCGACAAGCTTCGGTGATTTTGTTGACCGGGCGAATGCGGTCGCAACGATTATGGAAGCTGACAAAGATATCCTTGAACAGCACCAGGCTGATAAGGATGCGCTAGAACAGAAACAAAAGAAAGTCGAAAGCGATCTGGCAGCCTTAAAGAATATGCTTGCTGATCTGGAAAGAATGAATAAACAGCTCGCTTCCCAGCGTACTGAAAAGGACAAACTGATGAAAGACCTTGTCGACCAGGAGCAGGAAGAGCATAACCATAAGATGGAGTTAGCCGAAGAAGCAGCAATTTTAAGGGCGCAGGAATCTGCGATGGCAAAGGCAATCGAACTTGAAAAAGGCCGAATCGCTGAAGAAGCCGAACGCGCACGTAAAGAGGCGGAAGCCCGTGCTGCCGCGGAAGCAGCGGCAAAAGCAGCAGCTGCAGCTGGGTCGAATGGAGGAAGTTCTTCTTCCAATACTTCAGCTCCAACCCAGACCACGCCAGTTGCAAAACCGGTTGTGACCGCTGGAAACTTTATGAAACCTACAAACGGAGTCAACACTTCAGGTTTCGGTGCCCGTTGGGGAACCTTCCACTATGGCGTTGACTGGGCGAACCGTTCCGCAAATGTGCCTGTCGTTGCAGCGGCTAGTGGAGTTGTCATCCGTTCATATTATTCAAGCAGCTATGGAAACTGTGTTTTCATTGCTCACTCCATTAATGGGCAAACATTTACTACAGTTTATGCACATATGGACAGCCGTGCTGTAAGCGAAGGATCGGTTGTTTCCAAAGGCCAGTTCCTTGGCTACATGGGCAACACAGGACAATCAACAGGCAAACACTTGCACTTCGAACTGCACAAGGGTGGATGGAACCAAAGTAAATCAAACGCAGTAAATCCATTTGCATATGGAGTTCCAAGATAA
- the ftsX gene encoding permease-like cell division protein FtsX: protein MKVRTLGRHTRESLKSIGRNGWMTFASVGAVTVTLILVGVFFVIMMNLNKVATTIEEDVEIRVHIDTTADKKEQEELRKKIDDLPEVNTISFSSKEEELQILIKNLGESYKLFEQDNPLNDVFIVKTKNPEDTLEAAEKIEKMDFAYKVQYGQDSVEKLFKFIGASRNVGLALIAGLLFTAVFLISNTIKITIIARRREIQIMRLVGATNSFIRWPFFLEGLWLGVLGSILPIILISIAYYHAYAYLAPLLEGHFIQILPFDPFMYQVSGVLILMGALIGVWGSMMSVRKFLRI from the coding sequence ATGAAAGTTAGAACCCTGGGACGCCACACACGGGAAAGCCTGAAAAGCATTGGAAGAAACGGCTGGATGACGTTTGCATCAGTTGGTGCAGTTACTGTCACGCTCATCCTTGTCGGAGTCTTTTTCGTTATTATGATGAATCTCAACAAGGTTGCGACAACTATTGAAGAAGACGTGGAAATCCGCGTGCACATCGATACGACTGCTGATAAAAAAGAGCAGGAGGAGTTAAGGAAAAAGATTGACGACCTGCCGGAAGTCAATACAATATCTTTTTCTTCCAAAGAAGAGGAACTGCAGATTTTGATCAAAAATCTCGGTGAGTCCTATAAGCTTTTTGAACAGGACAATCCTTTGAACGATGTATTTATCGTAAAGACGAAAAATCCCGAAGACACATTGGAAGCTGCCGAAAAGATTGAAAAAATGGATTTTGCCTATAAAGTCCAGTACGGGCAGGATAGTGTCGAAAAGCTGTTCAAGTTTATTGGTGCAAGCCGGAATGTCGGGCTGGCGCTGATAGCGGGGCTGCTGTTCACCGCAGTCTTCCTTATCTCGAATACAATTAAAATTACGATTATTGCCAGAAGAAGAGAAATTCAGATTATGAGATTGGTTGGGGCGACAAACTCTTTCATCCGCTGGCCGTTCTTCCTTGAAGGCCTGTGGCTTGGAGTTCTTGGTTCTATCCTCCCGATTATCCTGATTTCAATCGCTTATTATCATGCGTATGCATACTTGGCCCCATTGCTTGAAGGCCACTTTATCCAAATCCTTCCGTTTGACCCGTTCATGTACCAGGTATCAGGTGTTCTTATCCTGATGGGCGCATTGATTGGAGTTTGGGGAAGCATGATGTCTGTCAGGAAGTTTCTTAGGATTTAA
- the ftsE gene encoding cell division ATP-binding protein FtsE, with translation MIQMQSVYKKYPNGVTAMNGIDVKIAKGEFVYVVGPSGAGKSTFIKMMYREEIPTSGTILINGINIAKLKNKKVPIFRRNLGVVFQDFKLLPTKNVFENVAFALEVIEEQPKIIKKRVMEVLDLVGLKHKARMLPTELSGGEQQRVSIARSIVNSPKVVIADEPTGNLDPDTSWEIMKIFEEINTRGTTIVMATHNKEIVNTIKHRVIAIEEGLIVRDEDRGDYGYES, from the coding sequence ATGATACAAATGCAAAGTGTATATAAGAAGTATCCTAATGGCGTTACTGCTATGAATGGGATAGATGTGAAGATCGCGAAGGGCGAATTCGTCTATGTGGTCGGGCCGAGCGGGGCAGGGAAATCGACATTCATTAAAATGATGTACCGTGAAGAAATCCCGACATCTGGCACTATCCTCATCAATGGCATTAATATAGCAAAATTGAAGAATAAGAAAGTTCCAATCTTCCGCCGGAACCTTGGCGTTGTGTTCCAGGACTTTAAGCTTTTGCCGACAAAGAATGTTTTTGAAAATGTCGCATTTGCCCTTGAGGTCATTGAGGAGCAGCCGAAGATTATTAAAAAGCGTGTGATGGAGGTCCTTGATCTCGTCGGGCTTAAGCATAAAGCGAGAATGCTGCCAACCGAACTTTCAGGAGGCGAACAGCAGCGTGTGTCAATCGCCCGCTCAATCGTCAATTCCCCGAAGGTTGTCATTGCCGATGAACCTACAGGAAACCTTGACCCTGATACTTCTTGGGAAATCATGAAGATATTCGAGGAAATCAACACGAGGGGAACCACCATTGTGATGGCGACCCACAACAAGGAAATTGTTAATACTATCAAACACCGCGTTATTGCCATTGAAGAAGGCTTGATCGTCCGTGATGAAGATCGGGGTGACTACGGCTATGAAAGTTAG
- the cccB gene encoding cytochrome c551, translating into MKKKLLALLMGTSMVLAACGGSDGGGKESASGGDPEKMYQQKCSGCHGAELKGGAGPDLTKVGSALSKDEIKDIIENGKGGMPKGLYKGADAEKVAEWLAEKK; encoded by the coding sequence ATGAAGAAAAAATTGCTTGCTTTGCTAATGGGTACATCGATGGTCCTCGCGGCATGCGGCGGCAGCGATGGCGGCGGAAAAGAGTCCGCTTCTGGTGGGGATCCTGAGAAGATGTATCAGCAAAAATGTTCCGGATGCCACGGTGCTGAACTGAAAGGCGGCGCTGGACCTGATTTGACAAAGGTCGGAAGCGCACTTTCCAAGGATGAAATCAAAGACATCATTGAGAACGGAAAAGGCGGCATGCCGAAAGGACTTTACAAAGGCGCGGATGCCGAGAAAGTTGCCGAGTGGCTGGCTGAAAAGAAATAA